The Clostridioides sp. ES-S-0010-02 genome window below encodes:
- a CDS encoding DUF975 family protein, which translates to MLSRQELKRVSKAQLSGNWGTCAINMAIYIALIVAISFIGLPFEPLTTIIVAIIGFLVAAGFTCMFLKITKDKKVKMGDIFVNGRIYLRSFGLYILESIAVYIYSFIITIIGAFLSFGVLLTSGAIEYLSSNNVGVGTVISTAITLVIIVIVLMLPVYILLLYISQAAFLICEDKDNLGVFKAMGASLDMMKGNVLKLFILNLSFIGWYILTIFTLGIGLLWLIPYIGVTNCNFYRELLKDNPDVEDILLDKEKSYSMY; encoded by the coding sequence ATGTTATCAAGGCAAGAATTAAAAAGAGTATCAAAAGCTCAGTTATCTGGAAACTGGGGAACATGTGCAATTAATATGGCAATATATATTGCGTTGATAGTAGCTATATCATTTATAGGATTGCCTTTTGAACCCTTAACTACTATCATAGTAGCGATAATAGGTTTTTTAGTTGCAGCAGGATTTACATGTATGTTTTTAAAGATTACTAAAGATAAAAAAGTCAAGATGGGAGATATCTTCGTAAATGGAAGAATTTATTTAAGAAGTTTTGGACTTTATATATTAGAATCAATTGCTGTTTATATTTATTCTTTTATAATCACAATTATCGGAGCATTTTTGTCATTTGGAGTTTTACTCACTAGTGGAGCAATTGAATACCTATCAAGTAATAATGTTGGAGTAGGAACTGTAATTTCTACTGCCATAACTCTAGTTATTATAGTAATTGTGTTGATGTTGCCAGTTTATATATTGTTATTATACATTTCTCAAGCTGCTTTTTTAATATGTGAAGATAAAGATAATCTTGGTGTATTTAAAGCAATGGGTGCTAGTTTAGATATGATGAAGGGTAATGTACTTAAACTATTTATATTAAATCTTAGCTTTATAGGATGGTATATATTGACTATATTCACTTTAGGAATAGGTTTGTTATGGTTAATTCCATATATAGGAGTTACTAATTGTAATTTCTATAGAGAATTATTAAAAGATAATCCAGATGTAGAAGATATATTATTAGATAAGGAAAAATCTTATTCTATGTATTAA
- a CDS encoding chemotaxis protein CheB produces MENINNRVIAIGASIGGTEAILEIIKDLPKSTPGVVVAQHMPAIFTEMYAQRLDKQCIMNVREAKNNDRVEQGNVLIAPGGYQMKLHLDKDGYYVTCEEGERISGHCPSVDVLFDSVAQVAGKNSVGIILTGMGSDGATGLLKMREKGSFTIGQDKNSCIVYGMPMVAFDRGSVVIQLPLDKISSCLISHLNI; encoded by the coding sequence GTGGAAAATATTAATAACAGGGTCATTGCTATAGGCGCATCTATAGGTGGAACAGAAGCAATACTTGAGATTATAAAAGACTTACCAAAATCTACACCAGGGGTTGTTGTAGCTCAACATATGCCAGCTATATTTACTGAGATGTATGCACAACGACTTGATAAGCAGTGTATTATGAATGTAAGAGAAGCTAAAAATAATGATAGAGTAGAGCAAGGAAATGTACTTATTGCACCTGGTGGATATCAAATGAAATTACATTTAGATAAAGATGGGTATTATGTAACTTGTGAAGAAGGTGAAAGAATAAGTGGACATTGTCCATCTGTAGATGTTTTGTTTGATTCAGTAGCACAAGTAGCAGGTAAAAACTCAGTAGGAATAATACTTACAGGAATGGGTTCAGATGGAGCAACTGGACTTTTGAAAATGAGAGAGAAAGGTTCATTTACAATTGGGCAAGATAAAAATTCTTGCATTGTATATGGAATGCCAATGGTAGCATTTGATAGAGGTTCTGTTGTAATCCAATTACCACTTGATAAAATTTCAAGTTGTCTGATAAGTCATCTTAATATTTGA
- a CDS encoding M56 family metallopeptidase: MFTKLLEMSVTSGVLILIVIFIRACLFKKLPKKVFVLLWLVVLFKLLVPVSLNSTFSIYSIIESNFDAQLGNASAVDYSIKKNNNSISKNNFGDSKALFNLENFTALEISSILTFGISITFIMFLCFKYTRTINLFKTSIHIKNHEFIKKWAYDNRGLRKFFVCISEFTKTPLTTGILKPNIILPKQMDYSNNQTLNFVLTHELVHINRFDNILKLFMIVALAVHWFNPLVWVMLFLLNKDIEFSCDEKVMSIVGEEYRADYATTLISLAEEHNTFPMTLYNGFGKTKIEERIVNVMKFKKSTYITFLVSAVLICGTSVVFATGNKEIDEVESFNLMEIEQSNKNDFSIGGQPLKIESKINNTNISVGLSAKSDESIDLSTSETYKMQKITSKVDVEEVYSNMSKYSVVPTDNISKKISVTKSMKILTNNKLQYKDSESN; this comes from the coding sequence ATGTTCACTAAATTGTTAGAAATGAGTGTTACTTCTGGGGTTTTAATTTTAATTGTTATTTTTATAAGAGCATGTTTGTTTAAAAAATTGCCTAAAAAAGTATTTGTATTATTATGGCTAGTTGTTTTGTTTAAACTTTTAGTACCAGTAAGTTTAAATTCTACTTTTAGTATTTATAGCATTATTGAGTCAAATTTTGATGCTCAATTGGGAAATGCATCCGCTGTGGATTATTCAATTAAGAAAAATAATAATTCTATCAGTAAGAATAATTTTGGAGATTCTAAGGCTTTATTCAATCTTGAGAATTTTACAGCATTGGAAATATCAAGTATTTTAACGTTTGGAATTTCTATTACTTTTATTATGTTTTTATGCTTTAAGTATACCAGGACGATTAATCTTTTTAAAACTTCGATACATATAAAAAATCATGAATTTATTAAAAAGTGGGCATATGATAATAGAGGTCTTAGAAAATTCTTTGTTTGTATTTCTGAATTTACTAAAACACCTCTTACAACTGGTATTTTAAAACCGAATATTATTTTGCCAAAACAAATGGACTATAGCAATAACCAAACTCTAAACTTTGTCTTAACTCATGAATTGGTTCATATCAATAGGTTTGACAATATATTGAAGTTGTTTATGATTGTAGCTCTTGCTGTCCATTGGTTCAATCCTTTAGTTTGGGTAATGCTTTTTTTATTGAATAAAGATATAGAATTTAGTTGTGATGAAAAGGTAATGAGTATAGTTGGTGAAGAATATAGAGCTGATTATGCAACTACGCTTATAAGTTTAGCAGAGGAACATAATACATTTCCAATGACACTTTATAACGGATTTGGAAAGACAAAGATAGAAGAAAGAATAGTTAATGTTATGAAGTTTAAAAAATCAACCTATATTACTTTTTTAGTTTCAGCTGTGTTAATTTGTGGGACTAGTGTTGTTTTTGCAACTGGAAATAAAGAAATTGATGAAGTTGAATCTTTTAATCTAATGGAAATTGAGCAAAGTAATAAAAACGACTTTTCAATAGGAGGTCAGCCATTAAAAATAGAATCTAAGATAAATAATACAAATATTTCTGTGGGATTATCAGCTAAAAGTGATGAAAGCATTGATTTAAGTACATCAGAAACATATAAAATGCAGAAAATTACTTCAAAGGTTGATGTAGAAGAAGTGTATTCTAATATGTCAAAGTATTCAGTTGTACCAACTGATAATATTTCTAAGAAGATATCTGTAACAAAAAGTATGAAGATTTTAACAAATAATAAATTGCAGTATAAAGATTCTGAAAGCAACTAG
- a CDS encoding ornithine cyclodeaminase family protein: MLLLKKDDIKKVFTMRDAIEADKEAFRIYCEGKSVTPLRTNIPVPSQDASMLFMPGYVEDLGCAGIKIVSVFPKNAQKGKPVIPATVLLLDGETGEVCAALDGTYITQVRTGAASGAAIDVLAKKDSKIGALIGLGGQGESQLEAMLEARNLDEVRVFSRNKESREKFAKEMNLKLSKYNTKIVAAESSDEAIDNADVIVLATTSKKPVFDGNLVKKGALVSAVGSYLPDMQEMCPTCLTRASKIFFESTDAVLSESGDILIPLEEGKISKADFSGDLGNVINGTISGRENDDEIIVFKSVGIGVQDVVTAKRIYDKAKDRGIGIDWEW; the protein is encoded by the coding sequence ATGCTACTTTTAAAAAAAGACGACATAAAAAAAGTATTTACTATGAGAGACGCAATTGAGGCTGATAAAGAGGCTTTTAGAATTTATTGTGAAGGAAAAAGTGTAACTCCTTTGAGAACTAATATACCAGTTCCAAGTCAGGATGCTAGTATGTTATTTATGCCAGGATATGTAGAGGACTTAGGGTGTGCAGGAATAAAAATTGTATCTGTATTCCCTAAAAATGCTCAAAAAGGCAAACCAGTAATTCCAGCAACAGTATTATTATTAGATGGGGAGACTGGAGAAGTATGTGCTGCTTTAGATGGTACTTATATAACTCAAGTTCGTACTGGTGCAGCATCTGGTGCAGCTATAGATGTTTTAGCTAAAAAGGATTCTAAGATAGGGGCTTTAATAGGCTTGGGAGGACAAGGTGAGTCACAACTTGAAGCTATGTTAGAAGCTAGAAATTTAGATGAAGTAAGAGTTTTCAGTAGAAATAAAGAAAGTAGAGAAAAATTTGCAAAAGAGATGAACTTAAAGCTAAGTAAATATAATACTAAAATAGTTGCAGCTGAGTCATCTGATGAAGCCATAGATAATGCTGATGTAATAGTTTTAGCAACAACATCAAAAAAACCAGTATTTGATGGAAATTTGGTTAAAAAGGGAGCATTAGTGAGTGCTGTAGGTTCATACTTACCAGATATGCAAGAGATGTGTCCAACTTGTTTAACTAGAGCATCTAAGATATTTTTTGAATCAACAGATGCAGTTTTATCAGAATCAGGAGATATATTAATTCCTCTAGAAGAAGGTAAAATAAGCAAAGCTGATTTTAGTGGTGATTTGGGAAATGTTATAAATGGAACTATTTCCGGAAGAGAAAATGATGACGAAATAATTGTGTTTAAAAGTGTCGGAATAGGTGTACAAGATGTCGTAACAGCGAAAAGAATATATGATAAAGCAAAAGATAGAGGGATTGGAATAGATTGGGAATGGTAA
- a CDS encoding BlaI/MecI/CopY family transcriptional regulator has product MEIKLFDSELKVMEVLWEIGESKAGELVKVLKEETGWNRNTTYTVIKKLVSKGAIERIEPNFVCRPLISKEEVQKHETESLINKMFGGSSEKFLSAFINKENLSSDEITKLKQIVEKLK; this is encoded by the coding sequence ATGGAAATAAAATTATTTGATTCAGAACTTAAGGTGATGGAAGTTCTATGGGAGATAGGAGAAAGTAAAGCAGGGGAATTAGTAAAAGTTTTAAAGGAAGAAACAGGATGGAATAGAAACACTACGTATACAGTTATAAAAAAATTAGTATCAAAAGGTGCAATAGAAAGAATTGAACCAAACTTTGTTTGTAGACCTTTAATAAGCAAAGAAGAAGTTCAGAAGCATGAAACAGAAAGCTTAATTAATAAAATGTTTGGAGGGTCTTCAGAGAAATTTCTTTCAGCTTTTATTAATAAAGAAAATCTCTCAAGTGATGAGATTACAAAACTTAAACAGATTGTTGAGAAATTAAAGTGA
- a CDS encoding DUF3298 and DUF4163 domain-containing protein: MKFFKVNTKARVLRYVFVLSLTIIAILAIKHDYRYNNLGKDALLNLNKDKEAVSVMSNQSLPKDTTNSKQTLSVSTIGSKTIVKNDEYIESTINMPIITNSNKIVERSTNDRIKNDIFEFYNKSYKEAKQYLKDNPDEENKFVANVDFELKKNTDSALSIKVRYYTYSGGAHGYYQDIAYNVDMRTGKFLELMDLFKDNTKYKEVIDEEIKQQITDLEKKDKENVGIYNFKGIKENQNFYLQDDNLVIYFDLYDITPYAAGIPEFSINKKLISYMLKSEYVDLFNMK, translated from the coding sequence ATGAAATTTTTTAAAGTAAATACGAAAGCTAGAGTTTTAAGATATGTGTTTGTTTTATCCTTGACTATAATAGCTATTTTAGCAATTAAACATGACTATAGATATAATAATTTGGGGAAAGATGCTTTACTTAATCTAAATAAAGACAAAGAAGCTGTAAGCGTTATGAGTAATCAATCATTGCCAAAAGATACTACAAATAGTAAACAAACTTTATCAGTAAGTACAATAGGAAGTAAGACAATAGTGAAAAATGATGAATATATAGAAAGTACTATAAATATGCCTATAATAACAAATTCAAATAAGATTGTTGAAAGGTCTACAAATGATAGAATAAAAAATGATATATTTGAATTTTATAACAAATCGTATAAAGAGGCAAAACAATACCTTAAAGATAATCCTGATGAAGAAAATAAATTTGTTGCAAATGTAGACTTTGAACTTAAAAAGAATACTGATTCTGCTCTTAGTATAAAGGTAAGATATTATACTTACAGTGGTGGAGCACATGGTTATTATCAAGATATAGCTTATAATGTAGATATGAGAACAGGGAAGTTTTTAGAATTAATGGACCTATTTAAAGATAATACTAAATATAAAGAAGTTATAGATGAGGAAATTAAACAACAAATAACTGATTTAGAAAAGAAAGATAAAGAAAATGTAGGAATATATAATTTTAAAGGGATAAAAGAAAATCAAAATTTTTATTTGCAAGATGATAACTTAGTTATATATTTTGATTTATACGATATAACTCCATATGCAGCAGGAATACCAGAATTTTCAATAAACAAAAAACTAATAAGCTATATGTTAAAATCGGAGTATGTAGATTTGTTTAATATGAAATAG